ATTAACCCGGCCCGTGACCTGGGACCGCGAATTGCACACGCATTACTGCCGATTGCAGGGAAGGGCAGCTCCGACTGGGGTTATTCCTGGATTCCGGTTGTCGGTCCAATCATTGGCGGTGGACTTGGTTCAACGCTTTACGTCGCACTCTATCAAGGCAACCCGCCGCTACTACTATGGGTGTTTATCGCAGCATTCTTTGTCGTATTGTTTGCATCGATGCAAATGCAAAAAAAGAACGTAGCTGAAGAAATCAAACAAGGTGAAGAGATTCAGCACAACCCTGAAGAACGGGCGAACTAAGGAACAACAGGCTTTTGCACCATGATAAAGCAGAGGCCTTCACGTTCCTGTTAAAATATTTACAGAAAGATCTATTCTCAAGGAGGAAGATATTCATGGAAAAGAAATTCGTATTGGCATTAGACCAGGGAACAACCAGTTCAAGAGCCATTCTCTTCAACAAAGCAGGTAAGATCGTCGATGTGGCTCAGCGGGAGTTCACTCAGTACTTTCCGAAGCCAAGCTGGGTAGAGCATAACGCCAACGAAATCTGGTCATCGATTTTGGGTGTCATCGCAGAAGTTCTGGCCAATCAGGACGTCTCTCCAAAAGAGATCGCATCCATCGGGATTACAAATCAGCGAGAGACTACCGTCGTTTGGGAGAGAGCAACCGGAAAACCGATTTATAACGCACTTGTCTGGCAATCCCGTCAAACGGATGAGATTTGTCAGGAACTGCGCAGTCAGGGTCTCAATGACAAGTTCAGAGACAAGACCGGACTGTTGATTGATGCTTATTTCTCCGGAACGAAAGTGAAATGGCTCCTTGATAATGTTGAAGGTGCGCGTGAAAAAGCCGATAACGGAGAGTTGATGTTCGGAACCATCGACACGTGGCTGATCTGGAAGCTTTCCGGTGGACGTGCACACGTGACAGACTATTCCAATGCATCCCGGACGTTAATGTACAACATCCATGAACTGAAGTGGGATGATGAACTGCTCGATATCCTGGGCGTGCCGAAATCCATGCTTCCTGAAGTTCGTCCTTCATCTGAAGAGTATGCGAAAACGATTGATTATCATTTCTTCGGTGAAGAAGTGCCGATCGCCGGAGCGGCAGGGGATCAGCAGTCAGCTTTATTCGGACAGGCTTGTTTCGAAGTAGGTATGGCGAAGAACACCTACGGTACAGGGTGCTTTATGCTCATGAACACAGGGGAAGAAGCGGTCAAATCCGATCACGGTCTTTTGACGACCATTGCCTGGGGCATTGATGGCAAAGTGGAATACGCACTCGAAGGCAGTATCTTCGTAGCAGGTTCAGCGGTGCAGTGGCTCCGTGACGGACTCCGTATGATCAAGACAGCATCAGATACAGAGGAGTATGCTGCACGGATTGAATCCAATGATGGGGTTTATCTCGTTCCTGCATTTGTAGGTTTGGGCACACCGTATTGGGACAGTGATGTTCGTGGGGCGATGTTCGGCATTACAAGGGGGACTGAGAAAGAACAATTTATCCGGGCCACGCTTGAATCACTTGCATACCAGACAGCGGACGTGCTGGGTGCAATGAATGCCGATTCGGGGATTGACTTGAAGAAACTGCGTGTTGATGGCGGTGCTGTAGCAAACAACTTCCTGATGCAGTTTCAAAGTGATATCCTGAATGTACCGGTTGAGCGTCCTGTCGTTCAGGAAACAACGGCACTGGGTGCAGCATATCTTGCTGGTCTTGCGGTTGGATTCTGGCAGGATAAGAGTGAGATCGCGGAGCAGTGGGCGATTGACAAAACCTTTGAGCCGGTTATGGATGAGGATACCAGAGAAGACC
This Salisediminibacterium beveridgei DNA region includes the following protein-coding sequences:
- the glpK gene encoding glycerol kinase GlpK → MEKKFVLALDQGTTSSRAILFNKAGKIVDVAQREFTQYFPKPSWVEHNANEIWSSILGVIAEVLANQDVSPKEIASIGITNQRETTVVWERATGKPIYNALVWQSRQTDEICQELRSQGLNDKFRDKTGLLIDAYFSGTKVKWLLDNVEGAREKADNGELMFGTIDTWLIWKLSGGRAHVTDYSNASRTLMYNIHELKWDDELLDILGVPKSMLPEVRPSSEEYAKTIDYHFFGEEVPIAGAAGDQQSALFGQACFEVGMAKNTYGTGCFMLMNTGEEAVKSDHGLLTTIAWGIDGKVEYALEGSIFVAGSAVQWLRDGLRMIKTASDTEEYAARIESNDGVYLVPAFVGLGTPYWDSDVRGAMFGITRGTEKEQFIRATLESLAYQTADVLGAMNADSGIDLKKLRVDGGAVANNFLMQFQSDILNVPVERPVVQETTALGAAYLAGLAVGFWQDKSEIAEQWAIDKTFEPVMDEDTREDLYAGWKTAVEATMAFKPKKTIKQKA